One stretch of Rana temporaria chromosome 10, aRanTem1.1, whole genome shotgun sequence DNA includes these proteins:
- the LOC120915129 gene encoding putative helicase MOV-10, protein MIGKAVKNGNNIQLFKDSRVTSSLTDQWVAIHRGNEPMIIPPAQGGTSYSKPKARKIIQWLKSNRRAFICGKNGIQITSEHDLTDGRIRFPLPPNVEKFLPISIKNTSNESVTFVQYKCLRRMGIFSFHDEHSVSASKTLLLSPGAVYEVQIHASTAFSGYFPVTLVFEFLKGNGETGDGFLIGRFISAVSTSKLAEDLAPTTRYVPYQRNLLKKVERIEVDGIPPNGSFSSELEREVPLGDFLLSLRLKHSIRAGMFSKEKMKTNSTPAFTEQRNMLLSALDFNNYSEKFHMLLHLEELQMEIDIRRYDQKEQRMQQHPRDRRLLILDVPGVAENRPSVLKGDHLFVSLSQEPETPEKVSYKGYVHGVELERIRLGFSHQLVNRFVNGMLFDVTFTFNRLPLKIHHRAVDLAEQKMLKDALFPTYSNKKCIVSTDSLSLYDRNLESNPEQYMAVKQIVSGISRPAPYFLFGPPGTGKNVTLVEAIKQVVKNIPNSHVLACAPSNSASDLLCQRLMKHMDKKDIYRFLASSRDFRFVPEDIKPCCNWNARKEDYEYPSKQQLKEYRVIITTLVTAGRLTSANFPSGHFTHVFIDESGHAVEPESVTAVAGILDVTAGGQLVLAGDPKQLGPVLRSPIAIEHGLGMSLLERLMTHNPLYGKANGAYNPEFVTKLLFNYRSHPDILTIPNELFYDNELQSKADQMVTHAYCNWEKLPKEGFPIIFHGVLGKDEREGNSPSFFNVAEIVVLMSYVKALLETQMKKGIAKISAKDIGIISPYRKQVEKLRKAVDKEFKAVPDIKDLKVGSVEEFQGQERKVILISTVRSTRDYVQFDEEFSLGFLTNPKRFNVAITRAKALLILVGNPIILSKDPYWARFLKFCSEKGGSTGIQNDILDDINELEFAEIFKHLAVNEPPAEERSGESAVQQQAEPAWTCEH, encoded by the coding sequence ATGATTGGGAAAGCTGTGAAAAATGGTAACAACATTCAACTGTTCAAGGATTCTAGGGTAACGTCATCACTGACAGATCAGTGGGTAGCCATTCACAGAGGCAATGAACCTATGATTATTCCCCCTGCTCAGGGTGGGACAAGCTATTCAAAACCAAAAGCACGTAAAATTATTCAGTGGCTGAAGAGTAACAGACGAGCATTCATCTGTGGGAAAAATGGCATTCAGATTACATCCGAGCATGACCTCACTGATGGTCGTATAAGGTTTCCTCTACCACCAAATGTTGAAAAGTTCTTGCCCATTTCTATTAAGAACACATCTAATGAGTCAGTGACTTTTGTCCAGTACAAATGTTTACGTAGGATGGGTATCTTTTCTTTCCATGATGAGCACAGTGTGTCTGCTTCTAAAACGTTACTGCTGAGTCCAGGAGCTGTGTATGAGGTTCAGATTCATGCCTCGACTGCTTTCTCTGGATATTTTCCTGTAACCCTTGTGTTTGAATTCCTGAAAGGAAATGGTGAAACTGGAGATGGTTTTCTTATTGGAAGGTTTATATCTGCTGTGTCTACCAGTAAATTAGCAGAGGATCTGGCTCCAACAACAAGATATGTTCCTTATCAAAGAAATCTTCTTAAGAAAGTAGAGAGGATAGAGGTGGATGGCATACCACCAAATGGGTCTTTCAGTTCTGAATTGGAAAGGGAAGTTCCTCTTGGTGACTTCCTTCtatctttacgcctgaagcaCAGCATAAGAGCAGGAATGTtctcaaaagaaaaaatgaaaactaaTTCCACGCCAGCATTTACAGAACAAAGGAACATGCTTTTATCGGCTTTAGACTTCAACAATTACAGTGAGAAGTTCCACATGCTACTTCACCTTGAGGAACTACAAATGGAGATCGACATCCGAAGATATGACCAGAAAGAACAAAGAATGCAACAGCATCCAAGAGACAGACGGCTCCTAATTCTTGATGTCCCTGGTGTGGCTGAAAACAGACCTTCAGTATTAAAGGGAGACCACCTTTTTGTGAGTTTGTCTCAAGAGCCAGAGACGCCTGAAAAAGTTTCTTATAAAGGTTATGTGCATGGTGTTGAATTGGAGAGAATCAGACTTGGATTTTCCCATCAACTTGTGAATAGATTTGTGAATGGGATGCTCTTTGATGTTACGTTtacctttaaccgcttgccactgAAGATTCATCACAGAGCCGTTGACCTGGCAGAACAGAAAATGTTGAAAGATGCCCTGTTTCCCACATATTCAAACAAGAAATGCATTGTGAGCACAGACAGTCTAAGTCTGTACGACCGGAATCTTGAGTCTAATCCAGAGCAATACATGGCTGTTAAACAAATTGTAAGTGGTATATCCAGACCAGCACCTTATTTCCTATTTGGACCACCAGGCACTGGAAAAAACGTAACTTTGGTGGAAGCTATCAAACAGGTGGTAAAGAACATTCCCAATTCCCATGTACTAGCATGCGCTCCTTCCAACAGCGCTTCAgacctcctgtgtcagcgtctGATGAAGCATATGGACAAGAAAGACATATACAGATTCTTAGCCAGCAGTAGGGACTTTCGATTTGTGCCAGAGGATATTAAGCCTTGCTGTAACTGGAATGCCAGAAAAGAAGATTATGAGTATCCTAGTAAACAACAACTGAAAGAGTACCGAGTAATCATTACAACTCTTGTTACTGCTGGAAGACTTACATCAGCAAACTTCCCATCTGGCCATTTCACGCATGTGTTTATTGATGAGTCTGGCCATGCAGTAGAGCCAGAGAGTGTGACAGCTGTGGCAGGTATTTTGGATGTAACGGCGGGAGGACAGCTCGTACTTGCTGGCGATCCTAAACAGCTTGGACCAGTATTAAGGTCCCCAATTGCGATAGAACATGGATTGGGTATGTCTTTGCTTGAAAGACTAATGACCCATAATCCTTTGTATGGAAAGGCTAATGGAGCTTATAACCCAGAGTTTGTTACCAAGCTTCTATTTAACTACAGATCGCATCCTGATATCCTAACTATTCCAAATGAACTGTTCTATGACAACGAGCTACAGTCCAAAGCAGACCAAATGGTTACACATGCATACTGCAACTGGGAAAAGCTGCCAAAAGAGGGATTTCCGATCattttccatggtgtgctgggtaAAGATGAACGTGAAGGAAATAGTCCATCCTTCTTCAATGTGGCTGAGATTGTGGTGCTCATGTCGTATGTCAAAGCTCTGCTAGAGACACAGATGAAGAAAGGAATAGCAAAAATCTCTGCCAAAGACATTGGAATCATTTCTCCTTACAGGAAACAGGTGGAAAAGCTTCGGAAAGCGGTAGACAAGGAATTTAAAGCTGTTCCCGACATTAAAGACCTAAAGGTTGGATCTGTGGAGGAGTTTCAAGGTCAGGAACGCAAGGTGATTCTCATATCCACCGTACGAAGCACTAGGGATTATGTCCAGTTTGATGAAGAATTCAGTCTTGGTTTTCTGACAAATCCTAAGAGGTTTAATGTGGCTATAACTAGAGCAAAGGCCCTCTTAATTTTAGTAGGAAACCCAATCATACTTTCCAAAGATCCTTACTGGGCAAGGTTTTTGAAATTCTGTTCCGAGAAGGGAGGCAGCACTGGCATCCAAAATGATATCCTTGATGATATTAATGAATTGGAGTTTGCAGAGATTTTTAAACACCTTGCTGTCAATGAGCCACCAGCTGAGGAAAGAAGTGGTGAGAGTGCCGTACAGCAGCAGGCAGAGCCAGCCTGGACATGTGAACATTAA